TCGAGGCGTTCTACCGCCGCGGGATGCTGCGCCCCCTGCTGACGGCGTCGGGCGTCCACGACGATCCCGGCCCGGGCCCCGACGCGGACGAGCCGTCACCTCCTCGTGGCGTGGGCCACTTCGCCGGCATCGTGCTCGATCCGGCCAAGGTGGACCTCGCCGCCCTGCCGTTCCGGCTTCCCAGCCCGGCGATGGACGGTGTGCTGACGAACCTCGAAGCGGTCGAGACGGTGCTGTCCGAGCGGGCTTCCCAGCTCGGCGTGGAGATCAGGCGCGACGTCACGGTCTCGGCCCTCACACACGACGACGAGAGCGTGGTCGCACACGCCGGCGAGCACGAGTACGCGGCGCGCTGGCTCGTCGGCTGCGATGGCGGACGCAGCGCGGTGCGCGGGCTGGCGGGCTTCGAATTCGTCGGCACCGAGCCGCTGTTCACCGGCTACTCCATGCTCGCCACTGTCGCCGATCCCGACGAGCTGAGCCCCGGGATCCACCTGACGCCGACGGGCATCTACCTCCGGATGTCCACCGAGCACATCGGCATGATGGACTTCGACGGCGGCGCGTTCGACCGTTCGCAGCAGCCGACTCGCGACCACCTCCAGGCGGTGCTGCGCCGCGTGTCCGGCACCGATGTGACGCTGAGCGACGTCCCTCTCGCCTCAAGCTTCACCGATCGGGCGATGCAGACGACGACCTACCGGCTCGGGCGCGTCCTGCTCGCGGGCGACGCCGCGCACATCCACTCCCCCGCCGGCGGACAGGGACTCAACCTCGGTATCGGCGACGCCATGAACCTGGGGTGGAAGCTCGCGGCGACCGTGCACGGGTACGCGCCGGACGGGCTTCTCGACACCTACACCCGCGAGCGGCATCCGATCGGCGCCGCGGTGCTCGACTGGACGCGCGCCCAGGCGGTGGTGATGAGGCCGGACCCACACGGCCGGGCGATCCAAGGAGTGATGCGCGACCTGCTCGGGACCCGTGACGGCACGACCCATGTGTTCGAAAAGCTGTCGGGGGCGTCGATCCGCTACGACCTCGGCAGTGAGCAGCCGCTGGTCGGCCGCAGCGCCCCGGACCTCCGTCTCGAAGACGGCACTCGCCTCGGCGAGCTGCTGCAGGACGGACGAGGCGTCGTGCTCGATTTCAGCCCCGACCACCGCCTGCGCGATGCGGCGACGGGCCGGCAGAGCCGCCTGCGTTACGCGGCCGGGGCGGCGAAGAACGACCTCGGACTGGGTGCCGCGCTCATCCGGCCGGACGGCGTCGTCGCCTGGGTGGGCGATCGCGACATTGACCACAAAGCGTTCGAAGCCTTCGAGCGGGCCGCCGCCCAGTGGTTCGGCACTTCAGGAATCGACACTTCAGGAACCAACACTTCGGGAATCGACACTTCGGGAATCTGAACCGCCGCACTGTTCCCTCCTGCTCCCGCCTGCCTCTTCCTGCCCATCCTGCTCCCGCCTGCTCCCCCCTGTCCCCTGTTGAACCTTCTCTTCCCCCAACCCACCTTTCAAGGAGCACTTATGACGATCACCCTCCGTCCGGGAACCACTGTGATGTTCACCGGCGATTCGATCACCGACAGCCAGCGGCTGGAGAGCGAAGACGGCCTCGGGTTCGGCTACCCGCTGCGCGTTGCGGGCGAGTGGGCCTTCCGGCACCCGGACCGGCCCGTGACCTGGCTGAACTCCGCGATCGCGGGCCACAAGGTGAGAGACCTCGAACCCCGGTGGCAGGCGGACGTGCTCGACGCTCGCCCGGACGTGGTGTCCATCCTCGTCGGGGCCAACGACATGGGCTGGCACACGCTGGACCCGGAGGGGTACGTGATCCCCGTGGAGGAGTTCAAAGCGGGTTATGACCGCCTGCTCGCGCCCCTCGCCGAGGCGGGTACGGAGCTGATCCTCATCGAGCCGTTCCTCCTGCCGATCCACGGCGTCGTCGAGGCCGGTGCCGCGCTCGTCGGGGAGGCAGAGCGAAAGGAATGGCGCGCCGACCTGAACCCGAAGATCCAGGCCGTGCGGGAACTCGCCGACAAGTACGGTGCCCATCTGCTCCCCGCCGACGGCATGTTCGCCGAACTCGCCACGACGACCGGACCGGAATACTGGGCCGAGGACGGCGTGCATCCGACGCCGGCCGGTCACGCCGCACTCGCGGCGGCCTGGCTGCGCCTGGTCTCGTGACCGTGTCCCGCGATCGCCCGCGACACCGGTGATCGCGAGGAGCTTCGCTGGGGAATTGCCGATGACTCCGCCTACGCCTGCTCCCCACACGCACGGGGTGGTCCCCTGTGGACGCTCACGCAATTCCCCAGGGGAACTTCACGTAATTCCCCTTCAGTGGGCGAAGCCCCAGTCGAGCATCTTGGTGGCGTCGTCGAAGCGGCCCTGGTCGTCCTTGAGGATTGCGCCGACCAGGGTGCGGTTGTCCCGCTTGGCGGCGAAGACGAGGGAGTAGCCGGCCTCCGGGCCGCTGCCCGTCTTGATGCCCAGGGCGCCGTCGTAGCTGCTCAGCAGCTTGTTGGTGTTGTCCCAGGTGTAGTACCGGGTGCGGCCGTTGGCCGCCGGGGCCTCGGTCTTGAACTGCTTGTTCTTCACGATGTCGGCGAACACCGGCTGCAGCATGGCGCGCTGGCCGAGCCTGGCCAGGTCGCGGGCGGTGCTGTGGTTGTTGCCGTGCGAGATGCCGTCGAAGCCGTCGAAGTGCGTTCCGTTCAGGCCCAGTTGTTGCGCCTCGGCGTTCATCTGCTTCACGAAGTCGGCGATCCGCGCGTCCGCGGTGTCCCCGGAGCCGAGGTTGTCAGCCAGGGCCATCGCGGCGTCGTCACCGGACGGGATCAGCAGGGCGTACAGCAGCTGCTCGACGGTCAGCGTGTCGCCGGTCTGGAGGTCGGCGGTGCTGCCGCCGACCTTCTGGACGTAGTCCCGGTACTCCTGCTTCACCGTGATCTGCCGGTTCAGCCACTCCGGGTGCTTGAGCGCCACGATGGCCGTCATGATCTTGGTGGTGCTGGCCATCGACACGCTCTCGTCCGCCTTGGCCCCGCCCCACAGCTCCCGCTCCTGGCTGCCGTCGCGAGCGTCCAGCAGGAAGGCGTGGTCGGCGTTGATCTGGGGAGCGGCCTGGTCCTTCGCATCCTGCGCATCGGCTGCCTTGTCCTTGACAGCGTGCGGTGCCGCCTGAACAGACTGGAACTGCCGCTGTGTGCCCTGCTTCTGGGCGACCGTTGAGGTGGCCTCGCTACCCTGCTGGCCGTTCTCGTCTGCAGAGTGCGCGGCGCCGGAGGTGGCCGCCTCGGCGAGGCCGCCGGAAGTGATCGGCAAGGCAGCACCGACGAGTGCGACCATCGCGATCCGGACTCCGGTGCGGTGTATTCGGTTGGGGCGGGCGTGGGAACCCATGCGGCGTCCGTCCTCCCGGCGAAGGGACGCCGGTGCGTAGTAGAACTCGGTTCACAGCGAACCTACTTGTGCGATGACAGCGACTCAAGCCGGCACCGTCATCACCACCTGGGCGGGTGCGGCCCCGGCCGTACTGCGTACCGTCACGGGACCGGGGCCTGTCCCGGCACTAGCTTCCGGCTCGGCCGGTATCAAGCCTGGTCCGTCCGGGTGCGCGGACGCGAGCACCGTCGGGAACACCGGCGACGGGAGGGACAGTTCAGCACCGCGCCCCGGCACACTGGATGCCGGGGCGCTCTCCCGAGAGCGATTCGGTGGGCGGCCGTGGGCAGTGGTCGTGCCGGCTGCTGCGCACGGCCGCGCTGCCGGCTCAGCGGACGTGCACCGTCACCACGTCAGAGGCGTGCAAGCGCACGGGATTCTGGTCGTGCGGGCCGGTCAGGCCGTACAGCACCGCACGGAACTGCAGGTCGCCGCGGCGCGCGGACGTGCCGTGTGCCGTGACCCGTGCGTCGCCCTCGACCGCGGCGCTGCAATTCTCCTGGTGCCACCCTTGGCCGAAGCCCTTCTCCTCCAGGCACAGCTGATGCAGGAAGCCGGCGCTGTCATCGCCGCCGTGCGCCTTGACCGTGATGGTCTGGCCGACATGCGCCGTGCGCGGCGCCGTGATGTCCACGCCCCCCTTGGCGAACGCCGGCCCGGCGGCCAGAGCCACTGAGGCCAGACCCAGCGCTCCGATCACAGCCACACGGCCGCCCCGCGCCTTGACCCCGGTCTTCTTCGTCCTGGTCATGGACTTCCCCTCCCGCGGATCCCCCACCTGGTAAGACCCACCCTTCGCGAAGGCGCCCGGTGCGCCTCGCCGACCATCCAGATGAGCCGGCCGCCCCGCGCGTTGCCCCTCGCCCGGCGCCTTTGCGAATTCATGACATAGCCCGCTAACCAAGACCTGATCCCACCAACAGACACCAAATCACTTCTCGGGAGCGGTAGTCGGCCAACCTGAGCGCTCCGATATCGCCAACAACAAGAAGAGGCGTCGTCCAGCGGTAGGCACTTCTGGGCCTTTCGGCTGTCTCAGGTGACAGCTCGTAGGGCACGCGCGGTAAGCACGTCCTGGATACCCGGCACGACACCCTTCTCGCTTACGGATGTGCTCGTCCGGGTGGAGGGGCGTTGGCCCCGGCTGCGGCCCGCGGTCCAGGGCGTCAGGGCCGGACAAGCAGCTCAGCGGTTCCCTAGAGCAGGGTGCTCCAGAACGATGTCCACCACCGGGTGAGGATCAGCAGCGCGATCACGCCGTACCAGAGCACCGGGAGGACCCAGTGGAACTCCAGCACCACCCGGCGCAGCCCCGCGGGGGCCGGGATGATGCCGTGCTTGAGGTTGTGCACGGTGGTGCACCAGAACATCAGGATGGTGACGCACCAGGTCAGCGTGCACCACAGGCACAGCGAGTTGATGTGGTACAGCGACTGGACCATCAGCCACATGCAGAAGACCGCGGCGAGCCCGGTGCCGATGTTCAGCCCGGCCCAGTACCAGCGGCGGAAGCGGGCGCCCGCCAGCAGGGCCATGCCGATCGCGACGACCACGCCGAAGCCGACCAGCCCGGCCATCGGGTTCGGGAAGCCGAAGACGTCCGCCTGCTTGCTCTGCATGACGTTGGTGCAGGAGATGATCGGGTTGAAGGTGCAGGCCGGCTTGTGGTTCGGGTTCTTCAGCAGCTCGATCTTGTCCAGGGTGATGATCCAGGACGCGAGGATGCCCAGCGCGCCGGTGATCACCAGGAGCAACGCGAAGCCGCGACCCGAGCCGATGGTGCCCGTACCGCTCACGCGGTCGTCGTCGGCGGTCACGTCGTCAAGCTCTGTCGTCGTCATATCGCCGTTCCGTCGATCCCTCGGGAGGTGAGCAAGCGGGCCCACGCCGCGGTCGCGGCACGGCCGTTCATTCTGCCCCAACTCACCATGACTCACGGTGCGATGAGCCTGAGGAGACAGCGGCCGCACACAGCGTTCTCTCAGCTTCCGCTCTGCTCCGGCCCGGTCTTTCAGCCGGCCGGGGAGCGGGCCGACGTTCGGTCTCGGTGCCATCGCGCATTCCTGTGCAAGGGCCGCCGCCGGTTACGTGAGACCGCCCTCACGGCACCAGTCGCCGCTCCTTCGCGACCGCCACGGCGCCCGCGCGGGTGTCCACACCGAGCTTGTCGTAGATGCGGCGCAGGTGGGTCTTGACCGTGGCCTCGCTGATGTGGAGGGCGCGGGCGATGTCCCGGTTGCCGATGCCACGGGCGAGCTGGGCCAGGATGTCGCGTTCGCGGTCGGTGAGGGTGGGCCGGGGCCGGCGCAGATTGGCCATGACGCGGCTGGCGACCGGCGGGGACAGGGCGGTACGTCCCTCGGCGGCGGAGTGGATCGCGGCGAAGAGCTCATCGGGGCGCTCAGCTTTGAGCAGATAGCCCGTGGCGCCCGCCTCGATGGCGCGGGTGATGTCGGCGTCCGTGTCGTAGGTGGTGAGCACCAGGACGTGGAGGGAGGCTCCGGGGACGGAGGTGAGGCGGCGGGTGGTCTCCACGCCGTCGATGCCCTCGCCCAGTTGCAGATCCATCAGCACCACGTCCGGGGTGAGCTTCGCGGCCAGCGCGAGCGCCTCCTCGCCGGTGCCTGCCTCCCCGACGACCTCGATGTCCGGGGCGCTGTCGAGCAGGGCGAGCAGCCCGGCCCGTACCACGGCGTGATCATCGCAGACCAGGATGCGCACGGGAGCGCGGTGGGCGGTCATCGGGGCACCTCAAGAGGGATGGCGGCGGACAGGACGGTGCCCTCACCGGGCGTGGACTCGACGGTCAGGGTGCCACCGAGTGCGCGTAGCCGGGCTCGTATGGCGGGCAGCCCGTGCCCGCGCCCGCTGCCGGGGGAATCGGGCAGCGCGGCGGGGTCGAAGCCGTCGCCGTCGTCCGAGACGTCCAGGACGACCTCGTCGTCGAGGAGGGTGAGGGTGAGGGTGGCACTGCTGGCGGCGGCGTGCTCGCGGACGTTGGCCAGGGCGCCCTGAGCGATGCGCAGCAGGGCGGACTGGACGCGGTCGGGCAGCCGGGGAAGCCGGCCGTCGTCGTCGACGTGGACGCGTACGGTGAGGTCCGCCCCGGACTCCCGCGCGGCCAGGGCGCGCAGCGCCTGATCGAGGCCGCTGCCGCGGGCGAGGTCGGTGGGGGCCAAGTCGTGCACGAAGCGCCGGGCCTCGGTGAGGTTGTGCTCGGCGACGGACGCGGCGGTGCGTACGTGTGCGCGGGCCTTGTCCGGTTCGGTGTCCCACACCCGGTCCGCCGCCTGGAGCAGCATCCGCTGGCTGGACAGGCCCTGGGCGAGCGAGTCGTGGATCTCCATGGAGAGCCGCTGGCGTTCAGCGAGGGTGCCCTCACGGCGTTCCGAGGCGGCGAGTTCGCGGCGGGTGCGGATCAGATCGTCGATCAGGACACGCTGGCGGGCGGTGTGCCGTTCCATCTGCAGGAAGACGGCGGTGGCGAGGGCG
This genomic stretch from Streptomyces nigrescens harbors:
- a CDS encoding FAD-dependent oxidoreductase; translation: MHDVVIVGAGPVGLFLACELGLAGCSVLVLERDPEPGSPWRADPLGMRGLSAASVEAFYRRGMLRPLLTASGVHDDPGPGPDADEPSPPRGVGHFAGIVLDPAKVDLAALPFRLPSPAMDGVLTNLEAVETVLSERASQLGVEIRRDVTVSALTHDDESVVAHAGEHEYAARWLVGCDGGRSAVRGLAGFEFVGTEPLFTGYSMLATVADPDELSPGIHLTPTGIYLRMSTEHIGMMDFDGGAFDRSQQPTRDHLQAVLRRVSGTDVTLSDVPLASSFTDRAMQTTTYRLGRVLLAGDAAHIHSPAGGQGLNLGIGDAMNLGWKLAATVHGYAPDGLLDTYTRERHPIGAAVLDWTRAQAVVMRPDPHGRAIQGVMRDLLGTRDGTTHVFEKLSGASIRYDLGSEQPLVGRSAPDLRLEDGTRLGELLQDGRGVVLDFSPDHRLRDAATGRQSRLRYAAGAAKNDLGLGAALIRPDGVVAWVGDRDIDHKAFEAFERAAAQWFGTSGIDTSGTNTSGIDTSGI
- a CDS encoding SGNH/GDSL hydrolase family protein, whose translation is MTITLRPGTTVMFTGDSITDSQRLESEDGLGFGYPLRVAGEWAFRHPDRPVTWLNSAIAGHKVRDLEPRWQADVLDARPDVVSILVGANDMGWHTLDPEGYVIPVEEFKAGYDRLLAPLAEAGTELILIEPFLLPIHGVVEAGAALVGEAERKEWRADLNPKIQAVRELADKYGAHLLPADGMFAELATTTGPEYWAEDGVHPTPAGHAALAAAWLRLVS
- a CDS encoding D-alanyl-D-alanine carboxypeptidase family protein produces the protein MGSHARPNRIHRTGVRIAMVALVGAALPITSGGLAEAATSGAAHSADENGQQGSEATSTVAQKQGTQRQFQSVQAAPHAVKDKAADAQDAKDQAAPQINADHAFLLDARDGSQERELWGGAKADESVSMASTTKIMTAIVALKHPEWLNRQITVKQEYRDYVQKVGGSTADLQTGDTLTVEQLLYALLIPSGDDAAMALADNLGSGDTADARIADFVKQMNAEAQQLGLNGTHFDGFDGISHGNNHSTARDLARLGQRAMLQPVFADIVKNKQFKTEAPAANGRTRYYTWDNTNKLLSSYDGALGIKTGSGPEAGYSLVFAAKRDNRTLVGAILKDDQGRFDDATKMLDWGFAH
- a CDS encoding vitamin K epoxide reductase family protein, coding for MTTTELDDVTADDDRVSGTGTIGSGRGFALLLVITGALGILASWIITLDKIELLKNPNHKPACTFNPIISCTNVMQSKQADVFGFPNPMAGLVGFGVVVAIGMALLAGARFRRWYWAGLNIGTGLAAVFCMWLMVQSLYHINSLCLWCTLTWCVTILMFWCTTVHNLKHGIIPAPAGLRRVVLEFHWVLPVLWYGVIALLILTRWWTSFWSTLL
- a CDS encoding response regulator gives rise to the protein MTAHRAPVRILVCDDHAVVRAGLLALLDSAPDIEVVGEAGTGEEALALAAKLTPDVVLMDLQLGEGIDGVETTRRLTSVPGASLHVLVLTTYDTDADITRAIEAGATGYLLKAERPDELFAAIHSAAEGRTALSPPVASRVMANLRRPRPTLTDRERDILAQLARGIGNRDIARALHISEATVKTHLRRIYDKLGVDTRAGAVAVAKERRLVP
- a CDS encoding sensor histidine kinase, with the protein product MRNRPYEPSAVDTRWLGAVMHTAFFLLLGGALARFLLRHPGEPRTPWIIALCVVLAVLHLLGPGMGDADPRPTRRRSAWLALVVVVWMVLVVLAPSFAWCAVPLFYTGLRTLPPRAALVLVAVLTALVVAAQLQLAGRFDPNLVLAPPAVAALATAVFLQMERHTARQRVLIDDLIRTRRELAASERREGTLAERQRLSMEIHDSLAQGLSSQRMLLQAADRVWDTEPDKARAHVRTAASVAEHNLTEARRFVHDLAPTDLARGSGLDQALRALAARESGADLTVRVHVDDDGRLPRLPDRVQSALLRIAQGALANVREHAAASSATLTLTLLDDEVVLDVSDDGDGFDPAALPDSPGSGRGHGLPAIRARLRALGGTLTVESTPGEGTVLSAAIPLEVPR